One stretch of Malus domestica chromosome 14, GDT2T_hap1 DNA includes these proteins:
- the LOC103454128 gene encoding probable F-box protein At2g36090, producing MACSSHPPPSTDADKATSASISAVHPDIIQTHILTRLDGPTLASAACTSSEFQALASHQPLWANICHSTWPSTAAPRVRQVISTFPAGPLSFFSDSFPLLANLEPSTATATATSGIAPKHDQDRPCELISAVDIYHRGKLILSKVIETETVTGWFRCSPFRIDLLDPKDVVPTQIKYPEGQEADTCRDLGDELTLSWIMIDPTRRRAMNLSSHAPVSVQRHWLSGEVHARFSLILPGEKATASEHVQCGILVTCGGSEGGEMQIREVNLQVEDMDGMHLNGKEGLVILERALEGRKGRKGRRRVAEGRKRYEEYLERKKERKERKLRTEGTLDTLCVAFGVLGFFVFWLFILCR from the coding sequence ATGGCTTGCTCCTCCCACCCACCGCCGTCCACCGACGCCGACAAAGCCACCTCCGCCTCAATATCCGCCGTCCATCCGGACATAATCCAAACCCACATCCTCACCCGCCTCGACGGCCCCACGCTCGCCTCCGCCGCCTGCACCTCCTCCGAATTCCAAGCGCTCGCCTCCCACCAGCCACTCTGGGCCAACATCTGCCACTCCACGTGGCCCTCCACCGCCGCTCCACGTGTGCGCCAAGTCATTTCCACCTTCCCCGCCGGCCCGCTCTCCTTCTTCTCGGACTCCTTCCCTCTCCTCGCCAATCTGGAGCCCAGCACCGCAACCGCAACCGCAACCTCCGGTATCGCGCCAAAACACGATCAGGACCGTCCGTGCGAGTTAATCTCCGCCGTCGATATCTACCACCGCGGCAAGCTCATCCTGAGCAAGGTCATCGAGACGGAGACCGTGACCGGGTGGTTCCGGTGCTCGCCGTTCCGGATTGACCTGCTGGACCCCAAGGACGTGGTCCCCACCCAAATCAAGTACCCGGAGGGGCAGGAGGCCGACACCTGTCGCGACCTCGGGGACGAGCTGACGCTGAGCTGGATCATGATCGACCCGACCAGACGGCGGGCGATGAACCTCTCGAGCCACGCGCCGGTGTCGGTGCAGCGGCACTGGCTAAGCGGCGAGGTGCACGCGCGGTTCTCGTTGATTCTGCCGGGGGAGAAAGCGACGGCGTCGGAGCACGTGCAGTGCGGGATATTGGTCACGTGCGGGGGGTCGGAGGGAGGGGAGATGCAGATAAGGGAGGTGAACTTGCAGGTGGAGGACATGGATGGAATGCACTTGAACGGGAAGGAGGGTTTGGTAATTTTGGAGAGGGCGTTGGAGGGCAGAAAGGGAAGAAAGGGGAGGAGGAGGGTGgcggaaggaaggaagaggtaCGAAGAGTACTTGGAGAGgaagaaggaaaggaaggagaggAAGTTGAGGACTGAAGGGACATTAGATACTTTGTGTGTGGCTTTTGGGGTATTGGGCTTTTTCGTCTTTTGGCTATTTATTTTGTGCAgatga
- the LOC103454127 gene encoding small RNA-binding protein 11, chloroplastic-like yields the protein MAMLRRLVHSNPKLSYSSSLLLPPALLISCRGIATKLFVGGLSFYTNEKGLSEAFSQYGQVIEAQIVSDRVSERSKGFGFVTFASEDEAHKALEEMNGKPLNGRVIFVDYAKPRTNYGSGMPIARGPPDSIKDG from the exons ATGGCGATGCTTAGAAGATTGGTGCACTCAAACCCTAAATTATCGTATTCCTcctcccttcttcttcctcccgcTCTTCTGATTTCCTGCAGGGGAATCGCTACCAAGCTCTTCGTTGGCG GACTATCGTTTTACACCAATGAGAAGGGGTTATCTGAAGCGTTCTCTCAGTATGGACAAGTGATAGAAG CCCAAATTGTATCGGACAGAGTATCAGAAAGATCGAAAGGATTTGGATTCGTGACCTTTGCTTCAGAAGATGAAGCCCACAAAGCCTTGGAGGAGATGAATGGCAAG CCACTGAATGGACGCGTTATTTTTGTGGACTATGCAAAGCCGAGAACCAATTATGGCAGTGGAATGCCGATTGCAAGAGGACCCCCTGATTCGATAAAAGACGGTTGA